A genomic region of Zea mays cultivar B73 chromosome 6, Zm-B73-REFERENCE-NAM-5.0, whole genome shotgun sequence contains the following coding sequences:
- the LOC100383432 gene encoding AP3-complex subunit beta-A-like isoform 1 (isoform 1 is encoded by transcript variant 1) — MFGLQASGAAASWVVGRMGTDAHLYDDPDDASIPELLDSRFDADKVDALKRLLALIAQGVDVAHLFPQMLGNIVVFVKTMPSLFAPFYEDFFVNTSDPYQTRALKLEILTTIATESSIPAIFEEFQDYIKDPDRKFVADTVAAIALCAQKLPSIATSCLEGLLALVFYESFISNSVHLDGEDAVLVQAILSIKAIVKMDPVSHEKVIVRLVRGLDKLKEPAARSLIIWMFGEYSFMGDLTTKIVPPVLKYLAWSFVAEVVETKLQILNSSAKVIMRCTEEDMEEFKSIVAYVIELATCDLNYDVRDRARLLSRLLPCYMTHQGSSHQPQNGDIYKELANHIFNGKLQPTSHPASNYRIYLPGSLSQVVLHAAPGYAPLPKPQSMELNHNVTAAIRGKAKLSGSDSDAESGSSTYESSSVYDSESEGAGLSDRDTVESHQAQEDNQDAPLVQIYDASIQQGQAGQNTEENLADLISTDLTELMSKSALESWLDEAPAEPVVQNLTQTSSARVSFTNRNFERKPKLHTLLDPSGSNGLSVLYAFSPEVSPRSRLLVCVDLYFENVTTQQLTDITIESEEASSSVDFIDQTSEGYSGVPTIVPVEGIHSLAPQQMAKLVLQVHFHHHILPLKLSVFCNGKRHPAKLHPDIAYFVRPLPMDLNTFLCKENQLRGMFEYARRCAFKDHLQKLGHEDSAEHIDKNLQVAQSVASKILSNANIHLVSMDMPVTFSVDDASGLCWRFSGEILSTSKPCLITILAEGRASGPLDLAVKVNSEDTVFALNLLNRVVAIID; from the exons ATGTTCGGACTTCAGGCGAGCGGCGCGGCGGCCTCGTGGGTGGTGGGGCGGATGGGCACCGACGCGCATCTCTACGACGACCCCGACGACGCCTCCATCCCCGAGCTCCTCGACTCCCGCTTCGACGCCGACAAGGTCGACGCCCTCAAGCGCCTCCTCGCCCTCATCGCGCAGGGCGTCGACGTCGCGCACCTCTTCCCGCAG ATGCTTGGCAACATAGTAGTTTTTGTCAAGACAATGCCATCATTGTTTGCCCCGTTTTATGAGGACTTCTTTGTAAACACTTCAGATCCGTACCAGACGAGGGCTTTGAAGCTTGAAATACTGACCACTATTGCCACAGAGTCATCTATTCCGGCCATTTTTGAAGAATTTCAG GATTACATTAAAGATCCAGATAGGAAATTTGTAGCAGATACCGTTGCGGCTATTGCATTGTGTGCCCAGAAACTTCCCTCTATTGCCACTTCTTGCCTCGAGGGACTTTTGGCACTTGTATTTTATG AATCTTTTATTAGTAACTCAGTTCACTTAGATGGAGAAGATGCTGTTTTGGTTCAAGCAATCTTGTCAATCAAAGCAATAGTGAAAATGGATCCAGTATCCCACGAAAAG GTAATTGTCCGCTTGGTTCGTGGTTTGGACAAACTCAAGGAACCTGCAGCACGATCCTTGATCATTTGGATGTTTGGAGAGTATAGCTTCATGGGGGATCTCACTACAAAGATTGTTCCTCCTGTTCTCAAGTATCTTGCGTGGTCCTTCGTTGCTGAAGTGGTGGAAACAAAGCTTCAAATCCTAAATTCTTCTGCCAAG GTTATAATGCGTTGTACAGAAGAAGACATGGAAGAATTCAAAAGCATAGTTGCATATGTCATTGAGTTGGCTACGTGTGACTTGAATTATGATGTTCGTGATCGTGCTCGTTTACTATCAAGACTCTTGCCGTGCTACATGACTCACCAAGGGTCCTCACATCAACCTCAGAATGGTGATATCTATAAAGAGCTAGCCAATCATATATTTAATGGGAAGTTGCAGCCAACATCTCATCCAGCAAGCAACTATCGCATATATCTTCCAGGTTCACTTTCGCAGGTTGTTCTTCATGCAGCCCCTGGTTATGCACCACTTCCAAAGCCTCAAAGTATGGAATTAAACCATAATGTCACGGCAGCAATTAGAGGCAAGGCCAAACTTTCTGGAAGTGACTCCGATGCTGAATCTGGATCTTCAACATATGAGAGCAGCTCTGTTTATGATTCGGAGAGTGAAGGTGCTGGCCTATCGGACAGGGATACTGTTGAATCCCATCAGGCTCAAGAAGATAACCAGGATGCTCCACTGGTACAGATATATGATGCTAGTATACAGCAAGGCCAGGCAGGTCAAAATACTGAGGAAAATTTGGCAGATCTTATCAGTACCGATTTGACTGAGTTGATGTCTAAGTCAGCCTTGGAATCATGGCTTGATGAGGCTCCTGCTGAGCCAGTTGTTCAGAATTTGACACAGACATCGTCTGCCAGAGTTTCTTTTACAAACCGCAACTTTGAGCGAAAACCTAAACTGCACACATTGTTAGACCCATCTGGCAGTAATGGATTAAGCGTTCTATATGCCTTCTCGCCTGAGGTTTCACCCAGATCACGTTTGCTAGTATGTGTAGACCTATATTTTGAGAATGTCACTACACAGCAGCTAACAGATATAACCATTGAATCTGAAGAGGCTTCTAGCAGTGTGGATTTTATAGACCAAACATCAGAAGGATATTCGGG TGTCCCTACTATCGTTCCTGTGGAAGGGATACATTCGTTGGCCCCACAACAAATGGCAAAGTTGGTTCTTCAGGTCCATTTTCATCACCATATCTTGCCTCTAAAGCTGTCTGTGTTTTGCAATGGGAAAAGACATCCAGCAAAACTTCATCCTGACATTGCTTATTTCGTTCGTCCACTACCCATGGACCTAAATACTTTCCTATGCAAGGAAAACCAATTGAGGGGAATGTTTGAGTATGCGAGGAG GTGCGctttcaaagatcatcttcagaagCTAGGTCACGAGGACAGTGCAGAGCACATCGATAAGAACCTTCAGGTGGCCCAGAGTGTTGCTTCAAAAATACTGAGCAATGCTAATATTCACCTTGTCTCAATGGATATGCCAGTAACCTTCAGTGTCGATGACGCCTCTGGCTTGTGTTGGAGATTCAGCGGTGAAATCCTGAGCACTTCAAAACCTTGCCTGATTACCATCCTGGCGGAAGGGCGTGCCTCTGGTCCGCTGGACCTTGCTGTGAAGGTGAATTCTGAAGATACGGTGTTCGCCCTGAATCTCCTGAACAGAGTTGTGGCGATCATAGATTGA
- the LOC100282202 gene encoding Probable calcium-binding protein CML7 has translation MGGKDLTEDQIASMREAFSLFDTDGDGRIAPSELGVLMRSLGGNPTQAQLRDIAAQEKLTAPFDFPRFLDLMRAHLKPEPFDRPLRDAFRVLDKDGSGTVAVADLRHVLTSIGEKLEAHEFDEWIREVDVAPDGTIRYDDFILRIVAK, from the coding sequence ATGGGCGGCAAGGACCTGACGGAGGACCAGATCGCCTCGATGCGGGAGGCCTTCTCGCTGTTCGACACGGACGGGGACGGCCGCATCGCGCCCTCGGAGCTGGGCGTCCTCATGCGCTCCCTCGGCGGGAACCCCACGCAGGCGCAGCTCCGGGACATCGCGGCGCAGGAGAAGCTCACCGCACCCTTCGACTTCCCGCGCTTTCTCGACCTCATGCGCGCCCACCTCAAGCCCGAGCCCTTCGACCGCCCGCTCCGCGACGCCTTCCGCGTCCTCGACAAGGACGGCTCCggcaccgtcgccgtcgccgaccTCCGCCACGTCCTCACCTCCATCGGCGAGAAGCTCGAGGCCCACGAGTTCGACGAGTGGATCCGCGAGGTCGACGTCGCGCCCGACGGCACCATCCGCTACGACGACTTCATCCTCCGCATCGTCGCCAAATGA
- the LOC100383432 gene encoding AP3-complex subunit beta-A-like isoform 2 (isoform 2 is encoded by transcript variant 2), which produces MFGLQASGAAASWVVGRMGTDAHLYDDPDDASIPELLDSRFDADKVDALKRLLALIAQGVDVAHLFPQVVKNVASQSLEVKKLVYLYLLHYADKRQNEALLSINIFQKDLSDINPLVRAWALRTMAGIRLHVVAPLVLVAIKKCARDPSAYVRKCAAYALCKLCDLIPDENAALEEIVDTLFSDNSPGVVGAAAVAFKSVCPSCLPLVSKHFRRLCETLPDIEEWTQIVLIEILLRYVIARHGLVKDSLLFASDLPTEIHGVTDSDAVASVPTQSDSIVNGVSDTISSIMLFRHYIEQCSGSSDREGNNLELSSVTANNNDDVTILLKCTSPLLWSRNSGVVLAAASVHWIMAPIGDMKKIVGPILFTLRSSPDAAYVMLGNIVVFVKTMPSLFAPFYEDFFVNTSDPYQTRALKLEILTTIATESSIPAIFEEFQDYIKDPDRKFVADTVAAIALCAQKLPSIATSCLEGLLALVFYESFISNSVHLDGEDAVLVQAILSIKAIVKMDPVSHEKVIVRLVRGLDKLKEPAARSLIIWMFGEYSFMGDLTTKIVPPVLKYLAWSFVAEVVETKLQILNSSAKVIMRCTEEDMEEFKSIVAYVIELATCDLNYDVRDRARLLSRLLPCYMTHQGSSHQPQNGDIYKELANHIFNGKLQPTSHPASNYRIYLPGSLSQVVLHAAPGYAPLPKPQSMELNHNVTAAIRGKAKLSGSDSDAESGSSTYESSSVYDSESEGAGLSDRDTVESHQAQEDNQDAPLVQIYDASIQQGQAGQNTEENLADLISTDLTELMSKSALESWLDEAPAEPVVQNLTQTSSARVSFTNRNFERKPKLHTLLDPSGSNGLSVLYAFSPEVSPRSRLLVCVDLYFENVTTQQLTDITIESEEASSSVDFIDQTSEGYSGVPTIVPVEGIHSLAPQQMAKLVLQVHFHHHILPLKLSVFCNGKRHPAKLHPDIAYFVRPLPMDLNTFLCKENQLRGMFEYARRCAFKDHLQKLGHEDSAEHIDKNLQVAQSVASKILSNANIHLVSMDMPVTFSVDDASGLCWRFSGEILSTSKPCLITILAEGRASGPLDLAVKVNSEDTVFALNLLNRVVAIID; this is translated from the exons ATGTTCGGACTTCAGGCGAGCGGCGCGGCGGCCTCGTGGGTGGTGGGGCGGATGGGCACCGACGCGCATCTCTACGACGACCCCGACGACGCCTCCATCCCCGAGCTCCTCGACTCCCGCTTCGACGCCGACAAGGTCGACGCCCTCAAGCGCCTCCTCGCCCTCATCGCGCAGGGCGTCGACGTCGCGCACCTCTTCCCGCAG GTTGTCAAGAATGTGGCGTCGCAGTCGCTCGAGGTCAAGAAGCTCGTCTACCTCTACCTCCTCCACTACGCCGACAA GCGCCAAAACGAAGCCCTTCTTTCTATTAACATCTTCCAGAAGGATTTATCGGATATAAACCCACTGGTGAGGGCTTGGGCCTTGCGCACTATGGCTGGCATTAGACTACACGTTGTTGCTCCGCTTGTGTTGGTTGCTATCAAGAAATGTGCCAGGGATCCGTCTGCGTATGTAAGGAAATGTGCTGCCTACGCACTTTGTAAGCTGTGCGACTTGATTCCAGACGAAAATGCGGCTTTGGAGGAG ATCGTGGACACCTTGTTCAGCGACAATTCCCCTGGAGTAGTAGGAGCTGCCGCTGTTGCATTTAAGTCGGTCTGTCCAAGTTGTTTACCGTTAGTATCAAAACATTTCCGGAGGCTATGTGAGACCCTCCCTGATATCGAGGAATGGACTCAGATCGTCCTCATCGAGATCCTCTTGCGTTATGTAATAGCCAGACATGGGTTGGTCAAGGATTCTTTACTCTTTGCTTCAGATTTACCGACAGAGATTCATGGCGTTACAGATTCAGATGCTGTTGCTAGCGTGCCCACCCAATCTGATTCTATCGTCAATGGGGTTTCTGATACTATATCAAGCATCATGCTGTTCCGGCACTACATCGAACAATGCTCAGGTTCCTCTGATAGAGAAGGCAATAATTTAGAATTATCGTCTGTCACCGCAAACAACAACGATGATGTCACAATTCTTTTGAAATGTACATCACCTCTTCTATGGAGTCGAAATAGTGGAGTTGTACTTGCAGCAGCAAGTGTGCATTGGATCATGGCTCCTATTGGGGACATGAAGAAAATTGTTGGCCCAATTTTGTTTACTCTACGGTCATCTCCTGATGCAGCATATGTG ATGCTTGGCAACATAGTAGTTTTTGTCAAGACAATGCCATCATTGTTTGCCCCGTTTTATGAGGACTTCTTTGTAAACACTTCAGATCCGTACCAGACGAGGGCTTTGAAGCTTGAAATACTGACCACTATTGCCACAGAGTCATCTATTCCGGCCATTTTTGAAGAATTTCAG GATTACATTAAAGATCCAGATAGGAAATTTGTAGCAGATACCGTTGCGGCTATTGCATTGTGTGCCCAGAAACTTCCCTCTATTGCCACTTCTTGCCTCGAGGGACTTTTGGCACTTGTATTTTATG AATCTTTTATTAGTAACTCAGTTCACTTAGATGGAGAAGATGCTGTTTTGGTTCAAGCAATCTTGTCAATCAAAGCAATAGTGAAAATGGATCCAGTATCCCACGAAAAG GTAATTGTCCGCTTGGTTCGTGGTTTGGACAAACTCAAGGAACCTGCAGCACGATCCTTGATCATTTGGATGTTTGGAGAGTATAGCTTCATGGGGGATCTCACTACAAAGATTGTTCCTCCTGTTCTCAAGTATCTTGCGTGGTCCTTCGTTGCTGAAGTGGTGGAAACAAAGCTTCAAATCCTAAATTCTTCTGCCAAG GTTATAATGCGTTGTACAGAAGAAGACATGGAAGAATTCAAAAGCATAGTTGCATATGTCATTGAGTTGGCTACGTGTGACTTGAATTATGATGTTCGTGATCGTGCTCGTTTACTATCAAGACTCTTGCCGTGCTACATGACTCACCAAGGGTCCTCACATCAACCTCAGAATGGTGATATCTATAAAGAGCTAGCCAATCATATATTTAATGGGAAGTTGCAGCCAACATCTCATCCAGCAAGCAACTATCGCATATATCTTCCAGGTTCACTTTCGCAGGTTGTTCTTCATGCAGCCCCTGGTTATGCACCACTTCCAAAGCCTCAAAGTATGGAATTAAACCATAATGTCACGGCAGCAATTAGAGGCAAGGCCAAACTTTCTGGAAGTGACTCCGATGCTGAATCTGGATCTTCAACATATGAGAGCAGCTCTGTTTATGATTCGGAGAGTGAAGGTGCTGGCCTATCGGACAGGGATACTGTTGAATCCCATCAGGCTCAAGAAGATAACCAGGATGCTCCACTGGTACAGATATATGATGCTAGTATACAGCAAGGCCAGGCAGGTCAAAATACTGAGGAAAATTTGGCAGATCTTATCAGTACCGATTTGACTGAGTTGATGTCTAAGTCAGCCTTGGAATCATGGCTTGATGAGGCTCCTGCTGAGCCAGTTGTTCAGAATTTGACACAGACATCGTCTGCCAGAGTTTCTTTTACAAACCGCAACTTTGAGCGAAAACCTAAACTGCACACATTGTTAGACCCATCTGGCAGTAATGGATTAAGCGTTCTATATGCCTTCTCGCCTGAGGTTTCACCCAGATCACGTTTGCTAGTATGTGTAGACCTATATTTTGAGAATGTCACTACACAGCAGCTAACAGATATAACCATTGAATCTGAAGAGGCTTCTAGCAGTGTGGATTTTATAGACCAAACATCAGAAGGATATTCGGG TGTCCCTACTATCGTTCCTGTGGAAGGGATACATTCGTTGGCCCCACAACAAATGGCAAAGTTGGTTCTTCAGGTCCATTTTCATCACCATATCTTGCCTCTAAAGCTGTCTGTGTTTTGCAATGGGAAAAGACATCCAGCAAAACTTCATCCTGACATTGCTTATTTCGTTCGTCCACTACCCATGGACCTAAATACTTTCCTATGCAAGGAAAACCAATTGAGGGGAATGTTTGAGTATGCGAGGAG GTGCGctttcaaagatcatcttcagaagCTAGGTCACGAGGACAGTGCAGAGCACATCGATAAGAACCTTCAGGTGGCCCAGAGTGTTGCTTCAAAAATACTGAGCAATGCTAATATTCACCTTGTCTCAATGGATATGCCAGTAACCTTCAGTGTCGATGACGCCTCTGGCTTGTGTTGGAGATTCAGCGGTGAAATCCTGAGCACTTCAAAACCTTGCCTGATTACCATCCTGGCGGAAGGGCGTGCCTCTGGTCCGCTGGACCTTGCTGTGAAGGTGAATTCTGAAGATACGGTGTTCGCCCTGAATCTCCTGAACAGAGTTGTGGCGATCATAGATTGA
- the LOC100216794 gene encoding 40S ribosomal protein S13, with amino-acid sequence MGRMHSRGKGISSSALPYKRTPPIWLKTATTEVEEMITKAAKKGQMPSQIGVLLRDQHGIPLVKSVTGSKILRILKAHGLAPEIPEDLYFLIKKAVAIRKHLERNRKDKDSKFRLILVESRIHRLARYYKRTKKLPPTWKYESTTASTLVA; translated from the exons ATGGGGCGTATGCACAGCCGCGG GAAGGGTATCTCTTCATCGGCGCTGCCGTACAAGAGGACTCCTCCGATCTGGCTCAAGACAGCTACCACCGAG GTGGAGGAGATGATTACCAAGGCTGCGAAGAAGGGCCAGATGCCGTCGCAGATTGGTGTTCTGCTCCGTGACCAGCACGGCATCCCGCTTGTCAAGAGCGTGACTGGTAGCAAGATCCTCCGCATCCTCAAGGCCCATG GGTTGGCGCCGGAGATCCCGGAGGATCTCTACTTCCTCATTAAGAAGGCCGTGGCGATTAGGAAGCATCTGGAGAGGAACAGGAAGGACAAGGACTCCAAATTCAGACTCATTCTTGTTGAGAGCAGGATCCACCGCCTTGCCCGCTACTACAAGCGTACCAAGAAGCTCCCACCCACCTGGAAGTA CGAGTCAACCACGGCGAGCACTCTGGTGGCCTAA